One Pseudorasbora parva isolate DD20220531a chromosome 8, ASM2467924v1, whole genome shotgun sequence DNA window includes the following coding sequences:
- the meis3 gene encoding homeobox protein Meis3 has protein sequence MEKRYEELVQYPGSDGMPVGGYRDIMRSLPPPHFGHTVPDSLKHHRDQIYGHPLFPLLALVFEKCELATCSPRDSSSMSNPAHLHGMTNHSDVCSSESFNDDIAAFAKQIRSEKPIFSSNPELDNLMIQAIQVLRFHLLELEKVHDLCDNFCHRYITCLKGKMPTDLVLEDREGGSKSDMEDFTGSCTNLSEQNPSWLRDPDDCLSTPSGTPSASCGLTSHSVENCSDAGDGLDGSVASPSTGEEDETDRDRRNNKKRGIFPKVATNIMRAWLFQHLSHPYPSEEQKKQLSLDTGLTILQVNNWFINARRRIVQPMIDQSNRSGQSDPYSPEGAGLGGYGLDAQSHLGLRTAGLQGMPSLPTDYPGALLPQPGYSHAGPSLHPYPGPHTAMLLHPPPHSHPAEPLIGQGLDIHAH, from the exons ATGGAGAAGAGG TATGAGGAGTTGGTGCAGTACCCAGGCTCTGACGGCATGCCTGTGGGAGGCTACCGGGACATCATGAGGTCTCTTCCTCCGCCTCATTTTGGCCACACTGTGCCTGACTCCCTGAAACACCACCGGGACCAGATCTACGG TCATCCGCTGTTTCCACTCCTGGCTCTGGTATTTGAAAAGTGTGAACTTGCCACTTGCTCACCACGAGACTCTTCCTCCATGTCAAACCCCGCCCACCTCCACGGCATGACCAATCACAGCGATGTCTGCTCCTCCGAATCGTTCAATGATGATATCGCAGCATTTGCCAAACAA ATTCGATCAGAGAAACCCATCTTTTCATCAAACCCAGAACTGGATAATCTG ATGATCCAAGCCATTCAAGTTCTTCGGTTTCATCTGTTAGAGCTAGAAAAG GTTCATGACCTCTGTGATAATTTCTGTCATCGCTACATCACCTGTCTAAAGGGCAAGATGCCCACGGATTTGGTGCTGGAGGACCGGGAGGGGGGATCCAAATCTGACATGGAGGATTTCACTGGTTCCTGCACCAATCTGTCAGAACAG AATCCGTCTTGGTTGCGGGACCCAGATGACTGTCTGTCGACCCCCTCGGGCACCCCCAGCGCCTCCTGCGGCCTCACCTCACACAGCGTAGAGAACTGCAGCGATGCCG GTGATGGGCTGGATGGAAGTGTGGCATCGCCCAGCACAGGAGAAGAAGATGAAACGGACAGAGACAGACGAAACAACAAGAAAAGAGGAATCTTCCCCAAAGTTGCAACGAACATTATGAGAGCATGGCTCTTTCAGCACCTGTCG CATCCGTATCCGTCTGAAGAACAGAAAAAACAGCTCTCCCTAGACACGGGTCTCACCATACTGCAGGTCAACAACTG GTTTATAAATGCCAGACGCAGAATAGTCCAGCCAATGATTGACCAATCAAACCGCTCAG gcCAGAGTGATCCGTACAGTCCGGAGGGGGCAGGTCTGGGAGGATATGGGTTAGATGCTCAGTCTCATTTAGGTCTTAGGACAGCAG GGCTTCAGGGAATGCCGTCCCTGCCCACAGATTACCCCGGGGCCCTTCTGCCCCAGCCGGGATACTCCCACGCCGGCCCATCCTTGCACCCCTACCCCGGCCCCCACACCGCCATGCTGCTCCATCCACCCCCCCACAGCCACCCCGCCGAACCCCTCATAGGACAAGGCCTGGACATACACGCCCACTAA